A single region of the Drosophila takahashii strain IR98-3 E-12201 chromosome 2R, DtakHiC1v2, whole genome shotgun sequence genome encodes:
- the E(Pc) gene encoding uncharacterized protein E(Pc) isoform X2: protein MSKLSFRARHLDPSKQMPIYLAEELPDLPEYSAINRAVPQMPSGMEKEEESEHHLQRAICTGLIIPTPEVLQTDQPFYDAYYPPDYKMPRQMIHMQPLGLDTEVPDYDMDSADEDWLSQQQRLELTELKFEQMMDRLEKSSGQTVVTLNEAKSLLNQDDETSISVYDYWLNKRLKMQHPLILTVKTESRPGASSNNPYLAFRRRTEKMQTRKNRKNDEASYEKMLKLRRDLQRATTILEMVRRREETKRDHLKMTVNIFEKRVEMRDFNGAVYSELNSQYKNTRPAYNPMYTNQYSQGAAAVGTAGAILAALPTGLLPSGVGAAGNANVFGSASQYLNTSNLTMDSINSGGGNGSSSRKEKRPYKKRKHKLPRDKQPHQQQPPQQHHQHQQQQQQQYLPGLPASGGAGVSPAHHLPHHLHHLSRQQSASPAANDSIADSEEEDYFGAGAQNGNKLGSESEEETPFAFRRRSSCIYLPTRHRDGRYPWDSADEEMAPSGAGSDAKYRYTLTSLNYPRPRCIGFARRRLGRGGRILLDRATTNFDDFWSQLDYTVMESVVVDKCGDKLKQEDPEQLCKPSSPPTVVDLVPAGKPVEGEQPAADLIKVEPPGDVEKPAVESSGQESKELELEEKFEIEVEDEYLATDDENVSRLGIYSSAVTLPQSSIDLRQKRRRLRRKKQQLRDANAAKRLKRSSEAVEASGEVQLEEEDTKPALGPLPRAYLQRLALVLGQKLKKEEDKEVCENLAPELQDKNDKDPLQPPRANHQQHHRSNNNNNNTVLNNNNNNSSSSSNVMNKDVSISDKINVIKQEAEESVGGEGEDQPVASTSAAAAAARAAEAAAAAEAAASTNPAPGPSLEEVAKTIKRELIDADDSNEPLSSIRTAAVLQSTQPVPELMDDDEAEDDVNLAQLSSIIRHTAVKKELEAQQHQQQVEHEQMQAARRMEEDEAVPCLNQLPDVIRLRNLRNSQVHARPKDLFIQPPVDEEFNPDYLGGLSPTSSQRLDICNELLSEIRRDWLHFRPKTPTDELSDSQDGEVVKSCDTHAVDWTQDTPISVELNRLGKREAEESDSSSYFLSSGFKYTDLESDAQLLQSVQIQEFARGSSKSPNCSGSGSGSALEFNLSGGDSLNDINNLLGDDDDEDDNHEHMLDNILQECAMDDPKALNQATSFWNGILDGEAAVDEVEIADQLLDCIDEKKPKVGAADSSKRAGRNRKAKLAQCPIGSSTFTVCPTAETLKERELFFSQAPPVVVTPKEEPPAEQPEVVNKEAVILPVKVENVEKPQGEILPIVPQAPQLPPQAIALPTTQLINIPAQITTQKQQQQQQQQPQVTQLLNQFANAGPQIIARTEYGGGAAVGDIVTITPHTGSSPLPTLTAQQQLQHQLAQAQLRNVTVQQRQATPQTPSNQNQNPQQQLLFQMQRDPSRSLTPLQAAGAGATGNHLIYTTSCGEIVTAAAAAAAASQKVTYAIQKTGVTSGGATTASIGPNTVITLSNVKVQNDDISSGGSGNPAGSSVNIINTASGQQLAVHSIAGMQQQQGQQQVQQVTTSTPLLVATPTRNNVQQQQQQLVQQQPIVWRQVTGTNTAVATTAVLSTTVDSSPKAVTNQILWTSRATQKRQLNGPENTDINKLLLNRKLPRKQQMQQQHQQIQLTKQQLQQLVQHEELDELVATSTGNSGDQMDQGDGMQQQQQQLQQQQLQKLSKVIKMSQFPLLVSDVNLQQQQTVSGQGQQQQQLKPNSAAAIAANHNYSLHPASTAILTAQATPQQANKIFLTSSNSGGGGSAGNFTIATASELQAAAAGQKLHYKELPNSNLKLNFVSSAGTGEQSQQVGATTVLLNKSQQQQQQQQQQHQKLKTLATTGNSQTGQGDKRVLYTSLLNVKPLQKNNSGQMQMQLGPGGLQQVLRGRLNNSAIITRTLPLGTTVNSTGGAGGPTTTTIRQLVSTNANNVSSQDGSLLSAKDVGKALTVEQVIASANNGGVVLPTSNNNNSNNNNNNGSGAGGNGGTLSGGVNATGSGGGGAGAAGTGAGGAGVTSTINR from the exons ATGTCCAAGCTGTCGTTCAGAGCCCGCCATCTGGATCCGTCCAAGCAGATGCCCATCTACTTGGCGGAGGAGCTGCCCGACCTGCCCGAGTACTCAGCCATCAACCGGGCGGTGCCGCAGATGCCCAGTGGcatggagaaggaggaggagtcg GAACACCACCTGCAGCGGGCCATTTGCACGGGCCTGATCATCCCCACGCCCGAGGTGCTGCAGACGGACCAGCCCTTCTACGATGCCTACTATCCGCCGGACTACAAGATGCCCCGCCAAATGATCCACATGCAAC CTCTTGGGCTGGATACCGAGGTCCCCGACTACGACATGGACAGTGCCGATGAGGACTGGCTCAGTCAACAGCAGCGCCTGGAGCTCACCGAACTCAAGTTCGAGCAGATGATGGACCGGCTGGAAAAGAGCTCCGGCCAAACGGTAGTCACGCTAAACGAGGCCAAGTCGCTCCTCAACCAGGACGACGAGACCAGCATATCCGTCTACGACTACTGGCTGAACAAGCGCCTCAAGATG CAACACCCGCTGATCCTCACGGTGAAAACGGAGAGTCGACCCGGCGCCAGCTCCAACAATCCGTATTTGGCCTTTCGGCGACGCACCGAGAAAATGCAAACCCGCAAGAATCGCAAGAACGACGAGGCATCCTACGAGAAGATGCTCAAGCTGCG ACGCGACCTGCAGCGCGCCACCACTATACTGGAGATGGTGCGGCGACGCGAGGAGACGAAGCGCGATCATCTCAAGATGACGGTGAACATTTTCGAGAAGCGCGTGGAAATGCGCGACTTCAACGGTGCTGTCTACTCGGAGCTGAATTCTCAGTACAAGAACACAAG ACCCGCGTATAATCCAATGTATACGAATCAATACTCACAaggggcggcggcggtgggaACGGCTGGTGCCATTCTGGCCGCCCTGCCCACGGGTCTGCTGCCGAGCGGTGTTGGAGCGGCGGGCAATGCGAATGTCTTTGGCTCAGCGTCGCAGTACCTGAACACGTCGAATCTGACCATGG ACTCCATCAACAGTGGCGGCGGCAACGGGAGCAGCAGTCGCAAGGAGAAGCGTCCCTACAAGAAGCGCAAGCACAAACTGCCCCGCGACAAGCAGCCacaccagcagcagccgccgcagcagcaccaccagcaccaacagcagcagcaacaacagtatTTGCCGGGTCTGCCGGCGTCTGGAGGCGCCGGAGTCTCGCCGGCGCACCACCTGCCCCACCATCTGCACCACCTGAGCAGGCAGCAGAGCGCCTCGCCGGCGGCCAACGACTCGATTGCGGacagcgaggaggaggactaCTTCGGGGCCGGTGCCCAGAATGGCAACAAGCTGGGCTCCGAGAGCGAGGAGGAGACGCCGTTTGCATTTAGGCGCAGGTCGAGCTGTATTTACCTGCCG ACTCGACACCGCGATGGTCGATATCCGTGGGACTCGGCCGACGAGGAGATGGCGCCCAGTGGAGCTGGCTCGGATGCCAAATACCGTTACACACTGACCTCCCTCAATTATCCCAG GCCGCGCTGCATCGGCTTCGCACGTCGTCGATTGGGTCGTGGCGGTCGCATCCTCCTGGACCGGGCCACAACGAATTTCGACGACTTCTGGTCGCAGCTTGACTACACGGTGATGGAGAGCGTCGTGGTCGATAAGTGTGGCGACAAGCTCAAGCAGGAGGATCCCGAGCAGTTGTGCAAGCCCAGTTCGCCGCCCACGGTGGTGGATCTGGTACCCGCCGGAAAGCCCGTTGAGGGTGAGCAGCCAGCAGCGGATCTGATAAAGGTGGAGCCGCCCGGCGATGTGGAGAAACCTGCAGTGGAGTCCTCCGGCCAGGAGAGCAAGGAACTGGAGCTAGAGGAGAAGTTTGAGATCGAAGTGGAGGACGAATACCTGGCCACTGACGATGAGAATGTGTCGCGGCTTGGAATCTACAGCTCAGCGGTTACGTTACCCCAAAGTTCGATAGATCTTCGCCAGAAACGCCGTCGCCTGCGTCGCAAGAAGCAACAGTTGCGAGACGCGAATGCAGCCAAGCGACTGAAGAGATCTTCGGAAGCCGTGGAGGCATCGGGAGAAGTTcaactggaggaggaggacaccAAGCCAGCACTGGGTCCGCTGCCCAGGGCTTACCTGCAGCGATTGGCATTGGTTCTTGGTCAGAAACTCAAAAAGGAAGAGGATAAGGAGGTTTGCGAGAATCTGGCACCTGAGCTGCAGGATAAGAATGATAAGGATCCGTTGCAACCGCCGCGAGCCAATCATCAGCAGCACCACCgttccaacaacaacaacaacaataccgtgttgaacaacaacaacaacaatagtagtagtagtagtaacGTTATGAATAAGGATGTTAGCATTAGCGATAAAATCAATGTGATAAagcaggaggcggaggagtcAGTCGGCGGCGAAGGCGAGGATCAGCCGGTGGCCTCCACCTCGGCGGCAGCTGCGGCGGCACGTGCAGCTGAAGCAGCCGCTGCAGCGGAGGCAGCCGCATCGACGAATCCCGCTCCGGGACCCTCGCTGGAGGAGGTGGCCAAGACGATAAAGCGCGAACTGATCGATGCCGACGACTCCAACGAACCGCTGAGCAGCATTCGCACAGCCGCTGTCCTGCAGTCCACGCAACCCGTTCCCGAACTCATGGACGACGACGAGGCGGAGGACGATGTCAATCTCGCCCAGCTGAGCAGCATCATCCGGCACACGGCGGTCAAGAAGGAACTGGAGGcccagcagcatcagcagcaggtGGAGCACGAACAGATGCAGGCGGCCAGGCGCATGGAGGAGGATGAAGCCGTTCCCTGTCTCAACCAGCTGCCAGATGTGATTCGCCTGCGAAATCTGCGCAACAGCCAAGTGCATGCGAGGCCCAAGGACCTGTTTATCCAACCTCCCGTCGATGAGGAATTCAATCCGGACTATTTGGGTGGTCTGTCGCCAACTTCCAGTCAGCGCTTGGACATTTGCAACGAGCTGCTCTCGGAGATTCGCCGCGATTGGCTGCACTTCCGGCCCAAAACGCCCACGGATGAGTTGTCCGACAGCCAGGATGGCGAGGTGGTCAAGTCCTGCGATACTCACGCCGTTGACTGGACGCAGGACACGCCCATAAGTGTGGAGCTCAATCGGTTGGGCAAGCGAGAGGCGGAGGAAAGTGACTCCAGCTCGTACTTCCTGAGCAGCGGCTTCAAGTACACGGATCTCGAGTCGGATGCCCAGTTGCTGCAGTCGGTTCAGATTCAGGAGTTTGCCCGCGGCAGCAGCAAGAGCCCCAACTGCTcaggatcgggatcgggatctgCGCTGGAGTTCAACCTGAGTGGCGGCGACTCACTGAACGATATCAACAACCTGTTGGGCGATGATGACGACGAGGACGACAACCACGAGCATATGCTGGACAACATCCTTCAGGAGTGCGCCATGGATGATCCGAAGGCCCTTAACCAAGCCACCAGCTTCTGGAACGGCATCCTGGATGGCGAGGCGGCCGTGGACGAAGTGGAAATTGCCGATCAGCTGTTGGATTGCATAGATGAGAAGAAACCCAAGGTGGGTGCTGCGGATTCATCCAAGCGCGCAGGTCGCAACCGCAAGGCGAAACTGGCTCAATGTCCGATTGGAAGTTCCACGTTTACAGTGTGTCCCACGGCGGAGACTCTCAAGGAGCGCGAGCTCTTCTTCAGCCAGGCACCGCCAGTTGTGGTGACGCCCAAAGAGGAGCCTCCAGCGGAACAGCCAGAAGTAGTAAACAAGGAGGCAGTGATTTTGCCCGTAAAGGTTGAGAATGTGGAGAAGCCCCAGGGAGAGATCCTACCTATCGTTCCGCAGGCGCCGCAGCTGCCACCACAAGCCATTGCTTTGCCCACGACGCAGCTGATCAACATACCCGCCCAGATAACCACGcagaagcagcaacagcagcagcaacagcagccgcagGTGACGCAGTTGCTCAATCAGTTTGCCAACGCCGGTCCGCAGATCATTGCACGCACGGAATACGGCGGAGGAGCAGCCGTGGGCGATATTGTGACCATCACTCCGCACACGGGCAGCAGTCCGCTGCCCACACTCACCGctcagcagcagttgcagcacCAGCTGGCGCAGGCTCAGCTCCGCAACGTGACCGTCCAGCAGCGACAGGCGACGCCTCAGACCCCCTCAAATCAGAACCAGAAtccccagcagcagttgctCTTCCAGATGCAGCGCGATCCCTCGCGCTCCCTGACGCCTCTGCAAGCTGCCGGCGCTGGCGCCACGGGCAACCATTTGATCTACACCACCAGCTGCGGCGAGATTGTcacagcagcagctgcggcggcggcggcctcCCAAAAGGTCACCTATGCCATCCAGAAGACGGGCGTCACAAGTGGAGGAGCCACCACAGCTTCCATTGGACCCAACACGGTTATTACGCTGTCCAATGTGAAGGTACAGAATGATGATATCTCCTCGGGCGGCAGCGGCAATCCAGCGGGCTCCAGTGTGAACATCATCAACACTGCCAGTGGCCAGCAGCTGGCCGTGCACAGCATTGCCGggatgcagcagcaacagggcCAGCAGCAGGTGCAACAGGTGACCACCAGTACGCCCCTGCtcgtggccacgcccacccgcAACaatgtgcagcagcagcagcagcagctggtgCAGCAGCAACCGATCGTGTGGCGCCAGGTGACCGGAACGAACACGGCGGTGGCCACCACAGCAGTGCTCTCCACCACGGTGGACTCCTCGCCGAAGGCGGTGACCAATCAGATCCTCTGGACCAGCCGAGCCACCCAGAAAAGGCAACTCAACGGACCGGAGAATACGG ACATCAACAAACTCCTGCTCAATCGAAAGCTGCCTCGCAAGCAACAGATGCAGCAACAGCACCAGCAGATCCAACTGACCAAGCAACAGCTCCAACAATTGGTACAGCATGAGGAATTGGACGAACTGGTGGCTACGTCGACGGGCAACAGCGGTGATCAGATGGATCAGGGCGACGGaatgcagcaacagcaacagcaactacaacagcagcagctgcagaagCTCAGCAAGGTGATCAAGATGTCACAGTTCCCGCTCCTCGTATCGGACGTcaatctgcagcagcagcagacggTGTCTGGTCagggccagcagcagcagcaattgaAGCCCAACTCTGCGGCAGCGATAGCGGCCAATCACAACTACAGCCTGCACCCGGCTTCAACGGCCATCCTCACCGCCCAGGCGACTCCCCAGCAGGCCAACAAGATCTTTctgaccagcagcaacagcggaGGCGGCGGATCCGCTGGCAACTTTACCATCGCGACAGCCAGCGAACtgcaggcggcggcggccgGCCAGAAGCTGCACTACAAAGAGCTGCCCAACTCCAACCTTAAGCTGAACTTTGTCAGCAGCGCCGGCACGGGTGAGCAGTCGCAGCAGGTGGGTGCCACCACGGTGCTGCTGAACAagtcgcaacagcagcagcagcaacaacagcagcaacaccagaaGCTCAAAACCCTGGCCACAACGGGAAATTCCCAAACTGGCCAGGGCGACAAGCGAGTACTGTACACGAGTCTGCTGAATGTGAAACCGCTGCAGAAGAACAACAGTGGCCAGATGCAGATGCAACTCGGACCGGGTGGATTGCAGCAGGTGCTCCGCGGGCGTCTCAACAATTCGGCGATCATAACTAGGACCCTGCCGCTGGGCACCACTGTAAACAGTACCGGTGGTGCCGGGGGACCGACCACCACCACCATTAGGCAGTTGGTCAGCACGAATGCGAACAATGTGAGCAGCCAGGATGGCAGTCTGCTGAGTGCCAAGGATGTGGGCAAGGCACTGACCGTGGAGCAGGTGATAGCCAGTGCCAACAATGGTGGGGTGGTGCTGCCcacgagcaacaacaacaacagcaacaacaataacaacaatggcAGTGGAGCGGGCGGAAATGGAGGAACTCTGAGCGGCGGTGTGAATGCCACGGGTTCtggcggcggaggagcaggagctgctGGCACGGGAGCGGGGGGAGCCGGGGTGACGTCCACCATCAACAGATGA